Proteins encoded within one genomic window of Salmo trutta chromosome 11, fSalTru1.1, whole genome shotgun sequence:
- the LOC115202072 gene encoding arfaptin-1-like isoform X1 — protein MSEVSVEAESRKAPGQDMQMGSSMEAENTEDFRRESKEDAHSFDCTDYVLNNDEVPHDDRAEIDSDVHNDNNNAEDSDGAQNDNVQSDNEIKQNSVNAEHDDDDPNTSGNAHSDNAGAKREICHTVTTDNDTPKEQKKNEATHTKDSTMDEEVHRSPAAEISVTSNGDLEESHEDVFRDPSYGELNLSESHISSGNFASMTEGIIESGPYKVSASQPTSPVAPVAPSSAVASRLARPISDSQTEIQKGTMQGQPHSGPVVLADDLKNPAVEKLELVRKWSINTYKCTRQILSEKLGRGSRTVDLELEGQIEVLRDNKRKYEHVVKLTQTLAIQLTQMMQIQRQLGDAFADLGLKSPELHEEFGYNADTQKLLSKNGETLLGAINFFIASVNTLVDKTIEDTMINIKQYEMARVEFDAYRTDLEELNLGPRDATTLPKIEHSQQQFQIHREKYEKMRNDVSIKLKFLEENKVKVLHNQLILFHNAIAAYYAGNQQQLDQTLKQFHIKLKMPGGDTPSWLEEH, from the exons ATGTCCGAAGTCAGTGTTGAGGCTGAGTCCAGGAAGGCTCCAGGCCAGGACATGCAAATGGGTTCATCTATGGAGGCTGAGAATACTGAGGACTTTCGAAGAGAGAGCAAGGAGGATGCTCACAGCTTTGATTGTACTGACTATGTACTGAACAATGATGAAGTGCCTCATGATGACAGAGCAGAAATCGACAGTGATGTTCACAATGACAACAATAATGCTGAAGACAGTGATGGCGCTCAAAATGATAATGTTCAGAGCGACAATGAAATTAAGCAAAACAGTGTGAATGCTgagcatgatgatgatgatccaaACACTAGTGGCAATGCACATTCTGACAATGCCGGTGCTAAAAGGGAAATTTGCCATACAGTGACTACTGATAATGATACACCAAAGGAACAAAAGAAAAATGAAGCTACTCATACAAAG GACAGCACTATGGATGAGGAGGTCCACAGGAGCCCTGCGGCAGAGATATCGGTCACCAGCAATGGAGACTTGGAGGAGAGCCACGAGGATGTGTTCAGG GACCCTTCTTACGGTGAATTGAACCTGTCGGAAAGCCACATCAGCTCCGGCaactttgcctcgatgacagagGGCATCATTGAATCAGGACCATACAAAG TGTCGGCAAGCCAGCCCACGTCTCCCGTGGCACCTGTAGCTCCCAGCTCGGCCGTGGCTAGCCGCCTGGCGCGACCCATCAGCGATAGTCAGACTGAGATACAGAAAG GCACTATGCAAGGGCAGCCACATAGCGGGCCGGTGGTCCTGGCAGATGACCTGAAGAACCCGGCCGTGGAGAAACTGGAACTAGTGAGGAAGTGGAGTATCAACACGTACAAA TGCACCAGGCAGATCTTGTCGGAGAAGCTGGGCCGCGGCTCACGGACGGTGGACCTGGAGCTGGAGGGGCAGATCGAAGTGCTGCGCGACAACAAGCGCAAGTACGAGCACGTGGTCAAGCTGACCCAGACTCTGGCCATCCAGCTCACCCAGATGATGCAGATTCAGCGTCAGCTGGGCGACGCCTTCGCTGACCTCGGCCTCAAGTCGCCGGAGCTCCAT GAGGAGTTTGGCTACAATGCTGACACTCAAAAACTTTTGTCCAAAAATGGGGAGACCCTACTGGGAGCAATCAACTTCTTCATTGCCAGTGTGAACACACTGGTGGACAAAACAATTGAGGACACTATGATTAACATCAAACAGTATGAAATGGCCAG GGTTGAGTTCGACGCGTACCGTACAGACCTGGAGGAATTAAACCTGGGCCCGCGGGATGCCACCACGCTGCCCAAGATAGAACACTCCCAGCAACAGTTCCAGATCCACCGCGAGAAGTACGAGAAGATGCGCAACGACGTCTCCATCAAGCTCAAATTCCTGGAAGAGAATAAG GTGAAAGTGTTGCACAACCAGCTGATCCTCTTCCACAATGCCATCGCGGCATACTATGCAGGAAACCAGCAACAGCTGGATCAGACGCTCAAGCAGTTCCACATCAAGTTGAAAATGCCCGGCGGGGATACACCATCTTGGCTGGAGGAGCACTAA
- the LOC115202072 gene encoding arfaptin-1-like isoform X2: MSEVSVEAESRKAPGQDMQMGSSMEAENTEDFRRESKEDAHSFDCTDYVLNNDEVPHDDRAEIDSDVHNDNNNAEDSDGAQNDNVQSDNEIKQNSVNAEHDDDDPNTSGNAHSDNAGAKREICHTVTTDNDTPKEQKKNEATHTKDSTMDEEVHRSPAAEISVTSNGDLEESHEDVFRDPSYGELNLSESHISSGNFASMTEGIIESGPYKGTMQGQPHSGPVVLADDLKNPAVEKLELVRKWSINTYKCTRQILSEKLGRGSRTVDLELEGQIEVLRDNKRKYEHVVKLTQTLAIQLTQMMQIQRQLGDAFADLGLKSPELHEEFGYNADTQKLLSKNGETLLGAINFFIASVNTLVDKTIEDTMINIKQYEMARVEFDAYRTDLEELNLGPRDATTLPKIEHSQQQFQIHREKYEKMRNDVSIKLKFLEENKVKVLHNQLILFHNAIAAYYAGNQQQLDQTLKQFHIKLKMPGGDTPSWLEEH, encoded by the exons ATGTCCGAAGTCAGTGTTGAGGCTGAGTCCAGGAAGGCTCCAGGCCAGGACATGCAAATGGGTTCATCTATGGAGGCTGAGAATACTGAGGACTTTCGAAGAGAGAGCAAGGAGGATGCTCACAGCTTTGATTGTACTGACTATGTACTGAACAATGATGAAGTGCCTCATGATGACAGAGCAGAAATCGACAGTGATGTTCACAATGACAACAATAATGCTGAAGACAGTGATGGCGCTCAAAATGATAATGTTCAGAGCGACAATGAAATTAAGCAAAACAGTGTGAATGCTgagcatgatgatgatgatccaaACACTAGTGGCAATGCACATTCTGACAATGCCGGTGCTAAAAGGGAAATTTGCCATACAGTGACTACTGATAATGATACACCAAAGGAACAAAAGAAAAATGAAGCTACTCATACAAAG GACAGCACTATGGATGAGGAGGTCCACAGGAGCCCTGCGGCAGAGATATCGGTCACCAGCAATGGAGACTTGGAGGAGAGCCACGAGGATGTGTTCAGG GACCCTTCTTACGGTGAATTGAACCTGTCGGAAAGCCACATCAGCTCCGGCaactttgcctcgatgacagagGGCATCATTGAATCAGGACCATACAAAG GCACTATGCAAGGGCAGCCACATAGCGGGCCGGTGGTCCTGGCAGATGACCTGAAGAACCCGGCCGTGGAGAAACTGGAACTAGTGAGGAAGTGGAGTATCAACACGTACAAA TGCACCAGGCAGATCTTGTCGGAGAAGCTGGGCCGCGGCTCACGGACGGTGGACCTGGAGCTGGAGGGGCAGATCGAAGTGCTGCGCGACAACAAGCGCAAGTACGAGCACGTGGTCAAGCTGACCCAGACTCTGGCCATCCAGCTCACCCAGATGATGCAGATTCAGCGTCAGCTGGGCGACGCCTTCGCTGACCTCGGCCTCAAGTCGCCGGAGCTCCAT GAGGAGTTTGGCTACAATGCTGACACTCAAAAACTTTTGTCCAAAAATGGGGAGACCCTACTGGGAGCAATCAACTTCTTCATTGCCAGTGTGAACACACTGGTGGACAAAACAATTGAGGACACTATGATTAACATCAAACAGTATGAAATGGCCAG GGTTGAGTTCGACGCGTACCGTACAGACCTGGAGGAATTAAACCTGGGCCCGCGGGATGCCACCACGCTGCCCAAGATAGAACACTCCCAGCAACAGTTCCAGATCCACCGCGAGAAGTACGAGAAGATGCGCAACGACGTCTCCATCAAGCTCAAATTCCTGGAAGAGAATAAG GTGAAAGTGTTGCACAACCAGCTGATCCTCTTCCACAATGCCATCGCGGCATACTATGCAGGAAACCAGCAACAGCTGGATCAGACGCTCAAGCAGTTCCACATCAAGTTGAAAATGCCCGGCGGGGATACACCATCTTGGCTGGAGGAGCACTAA
- the LOC115202072 gene encoding arfaptin-1-like isoform X3: MDEEVHRSPAAEISVTSNGDLEESHEDVFRDPSYGELNLSESHISSGNFASMTEGIIESGPYKVSASQPTSPVAPVAPSSAVASRLARPISDSQTEIQKGTMQGQPHSGPVVLADDLKNPAVEKLELVRKWSINTYKCTRQILSEKLGRGSRTVDLELEGQIEVLRDNKRKYEHVVKLTQTLAIQLTQMMQIQRQLGDAFADLGLKSPELHEEFGYNADTQKLLSKNGETLLGAINFFIASVNTLVDKTIEDTMINIKQYEMARVEFDAYRTDLEELNLGPRDATTLPKIEHSQQQFQIHREKYEKMRNDVSIKLKFLEENKVKVLHNQLILFHNAIAAYYAGNQQQLDQTLKQFHIKLKMPGGDTPSWLEEH; the protein is encoded by the exons ATGGATGAGGAGGTCCACAGGAGCCCTGCGGCAGAGATATCGGTCACCAGCAATGGAGACTTGGAGGAGAGCCACGAGGATGTGTTCAGG GACCCTTCTTACGGTGAATTGAACCTGTCGGAAAGCCACATCAGCTCCGGCaactttgcctcgatgacagagGGCATCATTGAATCAGGACCATACAAAG TGTCGGCAAGCCAGCCCACGTCTCCCGTGGCACCTGTAGCTCCCAGCTCGGCCGTGGCTAGCCGCCTGGCGCGACCCATCAGCGATAGTCAGACTGAGATACAGAAAG GCACTATGCAAGGGCAGCCACATAGCGGGCCGGTGGTCCTGGCAGATGACCTGAAGAACCCGGCCGTGGAGAAACTGGAACTAGTGAGGAAGTGGAGTATCAACACGTACAAA TGCACCAGGCAGATCTTGTCGGAGAAGCTGGGCCGCGGCTCACGGACGGTGGACCTGGAGCTGGAGGGGCAGATCGAAGTGCTGCGCGACAACAAGCGCAAGTACGAGCACGTGGTCAAGCTGACCCAGACTCTGGCCATCCAGCTCACCCAGATGATGCAGATTCAGCGTCAGCTGGGCGACGCCTTCGCTGACCTCGGCCTCAAGTCGCCGGAGCTCCAT GAGGAGTTTGGCTACAATGCTGACACTCAAAAACTTTTGTCCAAAAATGGGGAGACCCTACTGGGAGCAATCAACTTCTTCATTGCCAGTGTGAACACACTGGTGGACAAAACAATTGAGGACACTATGATTAACATCAAACAGTATGAAATGGCCAG GGTTGAGTTCGACGCGTACCGTACAGACCTGGAGGAATTAAACCTGGGCCCGCGGGATGCCACCACGCTGCCCAAGATAGAACACTCCCAGCAACAGTTCCAGATCCACCGCGAGAAGTACGAGAAGATGCGCAACGACGTCTCCATCAAGCTCAAATTCCTGGAAGAGAATAAG GTGAAAGTGTTGCACAACCAGCTGATCCTCTTCCACAATGCCATCGCGGCATACTATGCAGGAAACCAGCAACAGCTGGATCAGACGCTCAAGCAGTTCCACATCAAGTTGAAAATGCCCGGCGGGGATACACCATCTTGGCTGGAGGAGCACTAA